Proteins from one Sabethes cyaneus chromosome 2, idSabCyanKW18_F2, whole genome shotgun sequence genomic window:
- the LOC128736916 gene encoding nose resistant to fluoxetine protein 6-like isoform X1: MNANRNCLIFSSLVVFLAGCTVRGESFIDLNQYHRMPKLYAYDDYDQCVDAYNTPDPVYCVARSVIKPDNQSELWKFIQDFTSDTYRHFRHDHLDRGLCVDQCRRLVASLDNETLQQLYVEKFDIDFPYILQSQAFENVIHDQSKYGRLINICENYILKKVYNLTAYTEIEYCARSERKTNIDLLDMSFIAISVLLIFLVCASSWFDYRMNKSKENEHYTQEIPSRSTMLLVSFSIKRNWYRLISRSKDQLNEDLRFFQTFRFFTFFLVVVGHCVNKFTVTPISNPYDLEREYYDPLSMAMINGSQIVQTFFEMSGFLLSIHFFTNCSRMKTVPWTVVLGVVFYRFVRLTPAYAYVILLHATWFPKLQDGPLWKRGTEAEKYFCRKNWWTNLLYVNNYVNSDEPCLQQAWYLACDYQLFTLGLIMVVAITKYPKQRTAIISTAISLTYIVPALVIYFGDFDGAFINRLQDQRFLYWFDRMYQLVYIPFHTNMGCYFGGVILGIIYYKQRKLRHSGNKSWYMKLLWYGTAPVGVLCLMSNSIFYLYNFEKPSIWMAIYYPIMKNMWVFLGAMMLYGIIYEYSKVIKGFLNFSIFVPLGRLTYCAYVCHVFMMKNVFFGTREVGYYSKMALFSKVITIVVTAYFLGLILALTLELPATAIQKHLYANKIQEATRAPDPEPVEHRKRDESIEQNGHLSP; the protein is encoded by the exons TAAACCAGTACCACCGGATGCCGAAACTTTACGCATACGATGACTACGATCAATGCGTGGATGCATACAACACTCCAGACCCGGTATACTGTGTGGCTCGTTCGGTTATCAAACCGGATAATCAATCCGAGCTTTGGAAATTTATTCAG GACTTTACCAGCGACACCTACAGACACTTTCGACACGATCATTTGGACAGAGGTTTATGCGTCGATCAGTGTCGCCGCTTAGTAGCCAGCCTCGACAATGAAACCCTCCAGCAATTGTACGTTGAGAAGTTTGATATTGATTTCCCG TATATTCTTCAATCACAAGCGTTTGAAAACGTAATCCACGATCAAAGCAAGTACGGTAGACTGATCAATATTTGCGAAAACTACATCCTGAAAAAGGTTTACAATCTAACGGCATACACGGAAATTGAGTATTGCGCCCGTTCCGAACGAAAAACCAACATCGATTTGCTGGATATGAGCTTTATAGCCATTTCGGTGCTGCTGATTTTTCTGGTTTGCGCATCCAGTTGGTTTGACTATCGCATGAACAAAAGCAAGGAAAATGAACACTATACTCAGGAAATACCCAGCAGAT CAACAATGCTTCTCGTCTCTTTCTCAATAAAAAGGAACTGGTATCGGCTGATAAGCCGATCCAAGGATCAACTGAATGAAGATTTGCGGTTCTTCCAGACATTTCGATTCTTTACGTTTTTCCTCGTTGTAGTTGGACACTGTGTCAACAAATTCACCGTAACACCAATCAGTAACCCGTATGACCTCGAGCGAGAGTATTACGATCCCCTTTCGATGGCAATGATCAACGGATCGCAGATCGTACAGACGTTTTTCGAGATGAGTGGATTTCTGTTGAGTATCCACTTTTTCACGAACTGCTCCCGAATGAAAACGGTTCCGTGGACGGTGGTTTTGGGAGTGGTTTTCTACCGTTTCGTGAG ACTGACTCCTGCATATGCGTACGTTATTTTGCTCCATGCTACGTGGTTTCCGAAGCTACAGGACGGTCCACTGTGGAAACGTGGAACAGAGGCGGAGAAATATTTCTGCAGAAAGAATTGGTGGACTAACCTGCTCTATGTTAACAACTATGTTAACTCTGATGAACCG TGTTTACAACAAGCGTGGTATCTAGCCTGTGACTATCAACTGTTTACACTGGGATTGATCATGGTAGTTGCTATCACCAA ATACCCCAAGCAGAGGACCGCAATAATTTCAACCGCGATAAGCTTGACGTACATTGTTCCAGCTCTCGTGATATATTTCGGTGATTTCGACGGAGCCTTCATCAATCGATTACA AGATCAACGATTTCTGTACTGGTTCGATAGAATGTATCAATTAGTGTACATCCCGTTTCATACCAATATGGGCTGCTATTTCGGGGGAGTCATTTTGGGTATTATCTACTACAAACAACGAAAGCTCAGGCACAGCGGAAACAAATCTTGG TACATGAAATTACTTTGGTATGGCACCGCACCGGTCGGAGTGCTTTGCCTGATGAGCAATTCAATCTTTTACTTGTATAACTTCGAGAAGCCCTCGATTTGGATGGCCATCTACTATCCGATAATGAAAAACATGTGGGTCTTTCTCGGAGCCATGATGCTGTATGGAATAATTTACGAGTATAGCAAGGTGATTAAAGGTTTCCTGAACTTCTCAATTTTTGTACCACTTGGAAGACTCACCTATTGTGCGTACGTGTGTCACGTATTTATGATGAAAAATGTCTTCTTCGGCACCAGAGAAGTGGGATATTACAGCAAGATGGCCCTG TTTTCCAAAGTAATAACCATTGTGGTGACAGCGTATTTTCTGGGCCTTATACTGGCCCTTACTTTGGAGCTTCCAGCCACCGCAATTCAGAAACACTTGTACGCGAACAAGATTC AAGAGGCAACTAGAGCTCCAGATCCAGAACCGGTTGAACATCGGAAGAGGGATGAGAGTATAGAGCAAaatggacatttgtcaccttaa
- the LOC128736916 gene encoding nose resistant to fluoxetine protein 6-like isoform X2 has product MNANRNCLIFSSLVVFLAGCTVRGESFIDLNQYHRMPKLYAYDDYDQCVDAYNTPDPVYCVARSVIKPDNQSELWKFIQDFTSDTYRHFRHDHLDRGLCVDQCRRLVASLDNETLQQLYVEKFDIDFPYILQSQAFENVIHDQSKYGRLINICENYILKKVYNLTAYTEIEYCARSERKTNIDLLDMSFIAISVLLIFLVCASSWFDYRMNKSKENEHYTQEIPSRSTMLLVSFSIKRNWYRLISRSKDQLNEDLRFFQTFRFFTFFLVVVGHCVNKFTVTPISNPYDLEREYYDPLSMAMINGSQIVQTFFEMSGFLLSIHFFTNCSRMKTVPWTVVLGVVFYRFVRLTPAYAYVILLHATWFPKLQDGPLWKRGTEAEKYFCRKNWWTNLLYVNNYVNSDEPCLQQAWYLACDYQLFTLGLIMVVAITKYPKQRTAIISTAISLTYIVPALVIYFGDFDGAFINRLQDQRFLYWFDRMYQLVYIPFHTNMGCYFGGVILGIIYYKQRKLRHSGNKSWYMKLLWYGTAPVGVLCLMSNSIFYLYNFEKPSIWMAIYYPIMKNMWVFLGAMMLYGIIYEYSKVIKGFLNFSIFVPLGRLTYCAYVCHVFMMKNVFFGTREVGYYSKMALFSKVITIVVTAYFLGLILALTLELPATAIQKHLYANKIQATRAPDPEPVEHRKRDESIEQNGHLSP; this is encoded by the exons TAAACCAGTACCACCGGATGCCGAAACTTTACGCATACGATGACTACGATCAATGCGTGGATGCATACAACACTCCAGACCCGGTATACTGTGTGGCTCGTTCGGTTATCAAACCGGATAATCAATCCGAGCTTTGGAAATTTATTCAG GACTTTACCAGCGACACCTACAGACACTTTCGACACGATCATTTGGACAGAGGTTTATGCGTCGATCAGTGTCGCCGCTTAGTAGCCAGCCTCGACAATGAAACCCTCCAGCAATTGTACGTTGAGAAGTTTGATATTGATTTCCCG TATATTCTTCAATCACAAGCGTTTGAAAACGTAATCCACGATCAAAGCAAGTACGGTAGACTGATCAATATTTGCGAAAACTACATCCTGAAAAAGGTTTACAATCTAACGGCATACACGGAAATTGAGTATTGCGCCCGTTCCGAACGAAAAACCAACATCGATTTGCTGGATATGAGCTTTATAGCCATTTCGGTGCTGCTGATTTTTCTGGTTTGCGCATCCAGTTGGTTTGACTATCGCATGAACAAAAGCAAGGAAAATGAACACTATACTCAGGAAATACCCAGCAGAT CAACAATGCTTCTCGTCTCTTTCTCAATAAAAAGGAACTGGTATCGGCTGATAAGCCGATCCAAGGATCAACTGAATGAAGATTTGCGGTTCTTCCAGACATTTCGATTCTTTACGTTTTTCCTCGTTGTAGTTGGACACTGTGTCAACAAATTCACCGTAACACCAATCAGTAACCCGTATGACCTCGAGCGAGAGTATTACGATCCCCTTTCGATGGCAATGATCAACGGATCGCAGATCGTACAGACGTTTTTCGAGATGAGTGGATTTCTGTTGAGTATCCACTTTTTCACGAACTGCTCCCGAATGAAAACGGTTCCGTGGACGGTGGTTTTGGGAGTGGTTTTCTACCGTTTCGTGAG ACTGACTCCTGCATATGCGTACGTTATTTTGCTCCATGCTACGTGGTTTCCGAAGCTACAGGACGGTCCACTGTGGAAACGTGGAACAGAGGCGGAGAAATATTTCTGCAGAAAGAATTGGTGGACTAACCTGCTCTATGTTAACAACTATGTTAACTCTGATGAACCG TGTTTACAACAAGCGTGGTATCTAGCCTGTGACTATCAACTGTTTACACTGGGATTGATCATGGTAGTTGCTATCACCAA ATACCCCAAGCAGAGGACCGCAATAATTTCAACCGCGATAAGCTTGACGTACATTGTTCCAGCTCTCGTGATATATTTCGGTGATTTCGACGGAGCCTTCATCAATCGATTACA AGATCAACGATTTCTGTACTGGTTCGATAGAATGTATCAATTAGTGTACATCCCGTTTCATACCAATATGGGCTGCTATTTCGGGGGAGTCATTTTGGGTATTATCTACTACAAACAACGAAAGCTCAGGCACAGCGGAAACAAATCTTGG TACATGAAATTACTTTGGTATGGCACCGCACCGGTCGGAGTGCTTTGCCTGATGAGCAATTCAATCTTTTACTTGTATAACTTCGAGAAGCCCTCGATTTGGATGGCCATCTACTATCCGATAATGAAAAACATGTGGGTCTTTCTCGGAGCCATGATGCTGTATGGAATAATTTACGAGTATAGCAAGGTGATTAAAGGTTTCCTGAACTTCTCAATTTTTGTACCACTTGGAAGACTCACCTATTGTGCGTACGTGTGTCACGTATTTATGATGAAAAATGTCTTCTTCGGCACCAGAGAAGTGGGATATTACAGCAAGATGGCCCTG TTTTCCAAAGTAATAACCATTGTGGTGACAGCGTATTTTCTGGGCCTTATACTGGCCCTTACTTTGGAGCTTCCAGCCACCGCAATTCAGAAACACTTGTACGCGAACAAGATTC AGGCAACTAGAGCTCCAGATCCAGAACCGGTTGAACATCGGAAGAGGGATGAGAGTATAGAGCAAaatggacatttgtcaccttaa